One segment of Nostoc piscinale CENA21 DNA contains the following:
- a CDS encoding Uma2 family endonuclease, producing MVQIPANPENLLIELPKTVTLYVTPEQFAALAAANRDLRLERTAKGELIVNPPTGWETGKRNWNIAGELYLWWRNAGEPGQAFDSSTGFVLQNGAIRSPDASWVSQEGWQALTPEQKGTFANICPDFVVELRSSSDTLKTLQEKMREYIDNGAKLGWLIDPQQRRVEIYRPNSAVEVLENPAELLGEGVLPGFLLNLRRVWD from the coding sequence ATGGTACAGATACCTGCTAACCCAGAAAACTTATTGATTGAGTTACCTAAAACCGTTACTTTATACGTCACCCCAGAACAGTTCGCCGCATTAGCCGCCGCTAACCGAGACTTGAGACTAGAAAGAACTGCAAAAGGAGAATTAATCGTGAATCCGCCAACAGGTTGGGAAACAGGGAAACGCAATTGGAATATTGCGGGAGAATTGTATTTATGGTGGCGTAATGCAGGTGAACCAGGTCAAGCTTTTGACTCCTCAACTGGTTTTGTCCTACAAAATGGTGCGATTCGTTCTCCTGATGCTTCTTGGGTAAGCCAAGAAGGTTGGCAAGCCCTTACTCCAGAACAAAAAGGAACTTTTGCTAATATCTGCCCGGATTTTGTAGTTGAATTGCGCTCTAGTTCGGATACTCTCAAAACTCTGCAAGAGAAAATGCGGGAGTACATCGATAATGGCGCGAAACTCGGTTGGTTAATCGATCCGCAGCAGCGACGGGTAGAAATTTATCGCCCAAATTCAGCGGTGGAAGTGTTGGAAAATCCGGCTGAGTTGTTGGGTGAAGGAGTTTTACCGGGTTTTTTGTTGAATTTGCGTCGGGTGTGGGATTGA
- a CDS encoding aspartoacylase → MGNINSVVIATGTHGNEFTGIYLGKKFEQFPNLIQRSSFDTRVFLSNPKAFAAARRYIDKDLNRCFAKADLQNSQLASYEDILAKNIYYLLKEESKNKQQVLIDLHSSTANMQLTIILKSQHPFLLQLATKLSVINPEVKICYSQPTRDSNYLCSISELGFAIEVGPVAQGVLNAELFQKTEALIYQVLDYIESYNQGLAQQENNRLTFYQYRNHI, encoded by the coding sequence ATGGGCAATATCAATTCAGTAGTTATTGCTACTGGCACACATGGCAATGAATTTACAGGAATATATCTGGGTAAAAAGTTTGAGCAGTTTCCCAACCTGATTCAGCGTTCTAGTTTTGATACTCGTGTATTCTTGAGTAATCCGAAAGCCTTTGCAGCAGCTAGACGTTATATCGATAAAGATTTAAATCGTTGTTTTGCCAAAGCAGACTTACAAAATTCGCAACTTGCCAGTTATGAAGATATTCTGGCAAAAAATATTTATTATTTGCTAAAAGAAGAGAGTAAAAATAAGCAGCAGGTTCTTATTGATTTACATAGCTCAACTGCGAATATGCAGCTAACTATTATTTTAAAAAGTCAACATCCATTTTTACTGCAATTAGCTACTAAATTAAGTGTAATTAATCCTGAGGTAAAAATTTGTTATTCTCAACCAACAAGAGACTCTAATTATCTTTGCTCTATATCTGAATTGGGTTTTGCCATTGAAGTAGGGCCTGTAGCCCAAGGTGTTTTAAATGCTGAGTTATTCCAAAAAACTGAAGCCTTAATTTATCAAGTTTTAGACTATATAGAAAGTTACAATCAAGGTTTAGCTCAACAAGAAAATAATAGACTTACATTTTATCAATATAGGAATCATATTTGA
- a CDS encoding type II toxin-antitoxin system HicB family antitoxin, translating into MRTFTAIIERDPDTNLYVGYVPGFPGAHSQGETLDELNENLREVIEMLLEDENLAFDAEFVGTQQIVIR; encoded by the coding sequence ATGAGAACTTTTACAGCCATCATAGAACGTGATCCTGACACAAATCTATATGTTGGGTACGTTCCTGGTTTTCCTGGAGCGCATTCTCAAGGTGAAACATTAGATGAGTTAAACGAAAATTTGCGTGAAGTAATTGAGATGCTGCTAGAAGATGAAAATTTAGCTTTTGATGCCGAGTTTGTCGGTACACAGCAAATTGTAATTCGATAA
- a CDS encoding type II toxin-antitoxin system VapC family toxin, producing the protein MNGNVALDTSVVVRFLNGDQAVVAQVLALTTVILPTVVVGELLFGAENSSRSLQNLPRYLEFIETCEVVKLGRETALVYAQTRLALKQKGRPIPMNDIWIAAQCLEHTWRLVTDDSDFSYVDGLILENW; encoded by the coding sequence ATGAATGGTAATGTAGCCTTAGATACTTCCGTTGTTGTGCGCTTTTTAAATGGTGATCAAGCAGTTGTAGCTCAAGTACTGGCATTGACAACTGTGATTTTACCAACTGTTGTTGTAGGTGAATTATTATTTGGAGCAGAAAACTCCAGTCGTTCTTTGCAAAATCTGCCCCGTTATTTAGAGTTTATTGAAACCTGTGAAGTAGTAAAATTAGGTCGAGAAACTGCTTTAGTATATGCTCAAACTCGGTTGGCATTGAAGCAGAAAGGAAGACCAATTCCTATGAATGATATTTGGATTGCAGCACAATGTTTAGAACATACTTGGCGGTTAGTAACAGATGATTCTGACTTTAGCTATGTGGACGGACTGATATTGGAAAACTGGTAA
- the glyS gene encoding glycine--tRNA ligase subunit beta: MPDFLLEVGTEELPANFLSDAIVQWRSRIPQTLTANSLNSDAVEVYGTPRRLAVLIKGLPQQQPDREEEIKGPPAQAAFKDGQPTPAAIGFAKKQGVELDALQIRPTDKGDFVFVNKKTPGRPVAEILTELVPQWIFNLEGKRLMRWGDGDVRFSRPVRWLVALLDDAILPIELVNGSDRIISDRISHGHRVLHPETITINQATDYVETLRSGYVVVDDKERATTIEKEVHAAVNSVNGYTEIYPDLLTEVTNLVEWPSPVVGKFDSEFLNLPTEVITTVMVSHQRYFPVFKGDNHKELLPNFITVSNGDPTKSDIIAKGNERVIRARLADGQFFYNADIAKPLESFLPQLETVTFQEDLGSLRAKVNRIVNIAEQITAQLNLAATDRQNIQRAALLCKADLVSQMVYEFPELQGIMGQKYALSSGENAAVATAIFEHYLPRGADDILPETLTGQVVGIADRLDTLVSIFGLGMIPSGSSDPFALRRAANAIVNITWAANLGINLDNLLQQTAANFAQEYNKESGQLVTTLQEFFLQRIRTLLQEEKQIDYDLVNAVLGENDPEYTERALQDLLDVRDRALYLQQIRNDGTLDKIYETVNRSTRLAAQGDLDTKQLEPAGLINPELFQKSSEKAFYDAIVELVPQTQTAQKSRNYQLLIAALEKIAPTVSNFFDGADSVLVMDTNPDIKRNRLNLLGLLRNHARVLADFGSIVKNL, translated from the coding sequence ATGCCGGATTTTTTATTGGAAGTTGGTACAGAAGAACTACCTGCGAATTTTCTCAGTGATGCTATCGTACAATGGCGATCGCGCATTCCCCAAACTTTGACAGCCAATAGTCTCAACAGTGACGCTGTGGAAGTTTACGGTACTCCCCGACGCTTGGCGGTGCTTATCAAGGGTCTACCACAGCAACAACCAGACCGGGAAGAAGAAATCAAAGGCCCTCCCGCCCAAGCAGCTTTTAAAGATGGTCAACCTACACCAGCAGCTATAGGCTTTGCGAAAAAGCAAGGTGTGGAACTCGACGCGCTACAAATTCGCCCGACTGATAAAGGCGATTTTGTGTTTGTTAACAAAAAAACTCCTGGTCGTCCGGTAGCGGAAATTTTGACCGAACTGGTTCCGCAATGGATTTTCAATTTAGAAGGTAAGCGGTTGATGCGCTGGGGCGATGGCGATGTGAGATTTTCGCGTCCGGTGCGTTGGCTGGTGGCGTTGTTGGATGATGCAATTTTGCCGATAGAATTGGTGAATGGTTCGGATAGAATTATCAGCGATCGCATTTCTCATGGTCATCGTGTTTTACATCCCGAAACTATCACTATTAACCAAGCAACTGATTACGTTGAAACTCTGCGTTCTGGTTATGTAGTCGTTGATGACAAAGAACGTGCAACGACAATTGAAAAAGAAGTCCACGCCGCCGTTAATTCGGTCAATGGTTACACAGAAATCTATCCTGACTTATTAACAGAAGTAACTAATTTGGTTGAATGGCCTTCTCCTGTTGTTGGTAAATTCGACTCGGAATTTTTGAATTTACCCACAGAAGTTATTACAACTGTCATGGTTAGTCACCAAAGATATTTTCCGGTTTTCAAAGGAGACAATCACAAAGAATTATTACCCAATTTCATCACTGTTTCTAATGGCGATCCAACAAAATCAGATATCATCGCCAAAGGTAATGAAAGAGTCATCCGCGCCCGATTAGCTGATGGACAGTTTTTCTATAACGCTGATATTGCTAAACCTTTAGAAAGCTTTTTACCACAATTAGAAACGGTAACTTTCCAAGAAGATTTAGGTTCGCTACGTGCTAAGGTAAATCGCATTGTCAATATTGCCGAGCAAATTACTGCACAACTAAATTTAGCCGCAACCGACCGCCAAAATATTCAACGTGCTGCATTATTATGTAAAGCTGATTTAGTCAGCCAAATGGTTTATGAATTCCCAGAATTGCAAGGCATTATGGGACAAAAATATGCTTTATCCAGTGGCGAAAATGCCGCAGTCGCAACGGCAATTTTTGAACATTATTTACCACGGGGAGCCGATGATATTTTACCAGAAACATTAACAGGTCAAGTCGTCGGAATAGCTGATAGATTAGATACCTTAGTCAGCATTTTTGGCTTAGGGATGATTCCTTCTGGCTCTTCTGACCCCTTTGCTTTACGTCGCGCTGCAAATGCCATTGTAAATATTACTTGGGCTGCGAATTTAGGAATTAATTTAGATAATTTATTGCAGCAAACAGCCGCTAATTTTGCACAGGAATATAACAAAGAATCAGGACAATTAGTCACAACCTTGCAAGAATTTTTCCTGCAAAGAATTCGGACATTATTGCAAGAAGAAAAACAAATTGATTACGATTTGGTAAATGCTGTATTGGGCGAAAATGACCCAGAATATACAGAAAGAGCATTGCAAGATTTATTAGATGTCCGCGATCGCGCCTTATATCTGCAACAAATCCGCAACGATGGTACTCTCGATAAAATCTACGAAACGGTCAACCGTTCTACTCGCCTCGCCGCCCAAGGTGATTTAGATACCAAACAGCTAGAACCCGCAGGTTTAATCAATCCCGAACTATTCCAAAAGTCATCCGAAAAAGCATTTTATGATGCCATTGTGGAATTAGTACCCCAAACCCAAACCGCCCAAAAATCACGGAACTATCAGTTGTTAATTGCAGCGTTAGAAAAAATCGCACCTACCGTCAGCAATTTCTTTGATGGTGCGGATAGTGTGTTAGTGATGGATACAAATCCCGATATTAAGCGCAATCGCTTAAATTTGCTGGGATTACTGCGAAATCACGCGCGAGTGTTAGCTGACTTTGGATCTATTGTGAAAAATCTGTAG
- a CDS encoding B12-binding domain-containing radical SAM protein, producing MRVLLVYPIFPKTFWSYEKILDLVDRKVLLPPLGLVTVAAILPQEWEFKLVDRNIRPATEAEWEWADIVIFSAMIVQKQDLLEQIQEAKRRGKLVAVGGPYPTSTPYDVQNVGADFLILDEGEITLPMFVEAIQRGEKSGTFRTSEKPDVTTTPVPRFDLLELNAYDMMSVQFSRGCPFQCEFCDIIVLYGRKPRTKTPEQLLAELDYLYKLGWRRGVFMVDDNFIGNKRNVKLLLKELKVWMEEHQYPFKFDTEASVDLAQDEELLELMVESGFSAVFLGIETPDEDSLQLTKKFQNTRSSLTDAVQTIIKAGLRPMAGFIIGFDGEKAGAGDRIVRFAEQAGIPSTTFAMLQALPNTALWHRLKKEGRLRENTESNINQTTLMNFIPTRPLEELAREYVEAFCALYDPVKYLDRTYRCFLMLGSPKWKAPFKMPSWVELKALLIVVWRQGIVRETRWKFWHHLFSIIKRNPDVFAHYLSVCAHNEHFIEYRQIVRDQIESQLAAYLAQGAEKPYVPVAEKAEAIAS from the coding sequence ATGCGAGTTTTATTAGTTTATCCGATATTTCCTAAAACCTTTTGGTCTTATGAAAAGATTCTGGATTTAGTCGATCGCAAAGTTTTACTACCACCTTTGGGTTTAGTTACTGTAGCAGCAATTCTGCCCCAAGAATGGGAATTTAAACTGGTTGATCGCAATATTCGCCCTGCAACAGAAGCAGAATGGGAATGGGCAGATATAGTCATTTTCTCGGCGATGATTGTCCAGAAACAAGATTTATTGGAACAAATTCAAGAAGCAAAACGTCGCGGCAAGTTAGTTGCAGTTGGTGGCCCTTATCCAACTTCTACACCTTATGATGTCCAAAATGTTGGTGCAGATTTTCTGATTTTGGATGAAGGAGAAATCACTTTACCAATGTTTGTGGAAGCAATTCAAAGAGGTGAAAAATCTGGAACTTTCCGCACTTCAGAAAAACCTGATGTCACAACCACACCTGTACCCCGTTTTGATTTATTAGAATTAAATGCCTATGACATGATGTCGGTGCAATTTTCGCGCGGTTGTCCTTTCCAGTGCGAATTTTGCGACATTATTGTTCTATACGGACGTAAACCACGGACTAAAACCCCAGAACAATTATTAGCAGAGTTAGATTATCTCTATAAATTGGGTTGGCGGCGGGGTGTGTTCATGGTGGATGACAACTTTATCGGTAACAAGCGGAATGTGAAATTGTTGCTGAAAGAGTTAAAAGTCTGGATGGAGGAACACCAATATCCCTTTAAATTTGATACGGAAGCTTCTGTCGATTTAGCCCAAGACGAAGAATTATTGGAATTGATGGTTGAGTCTGGTTTCTCGGCGGTATTTTTGGGAATTGAAACCCCAGACGAAGATAGTTTACAACTCACCAAGAAATTTCAAAATACCCGTAGTTCTTTGACAGACGCAGTGCAAACCATCATCAAAGCTGGGTTGCGGCCAATGGCTGGGTTTATTATCGGGTTTGATGGTGAAAAAGCAGGCGCAGGCGATCGCATCGTCCGATTTGCCGAACAAGCCGGGATTCCCTCAACTACCTTCGCTATGTTACAAGCACTACCAAATACAGCACTGTGGCATCGGCTGAAAAAAGAAGGTAGATTGCGAGAAAATACAGAAAGTAACATCAACCAAACCACGTTGATGAACTTTATCCCCACCCGTCCTTTAGAAGAACTTGCCAGAGAATACGTTGAAGCTTTTTGTGCTTTATACGACCCCGTGAAATATTTAGACCGTACCTATCGCTGTTTTTTAATGTTAGGTTCGCCTAAGTGGAAAGCACCTTTTAAAATGCCATCATGGGTAGAACTCAAAGCATTGTTAATTGTAGTTTGGCGACAAGGAATTGTTAGGGAAACTCGGTGGAAATTCTGGCATCATTTGTTCAGTATTATCAAGCGTAACCCTGATGTATTTGCACATTATCTTTCGGTTTGCGCCCACAACGAACATTTTATCGAGTATCGCCAAATTGTCCGCGACCAAATTGAAAGCCAGTTAGCTGCTTATTTGGCACAAGGCGCAGAAAAACCTTATGTCCCCGTGGCAGAAAAAGCAGAGGCGATCGCTAGTTAA
- a CDS encoding DUF6364 family protein, producing MTSKITLDIDEALLQKAERWAQQQKLSLADVITNFLRQLPDNDVTPQQEHPLAKFAGILSDTEARELQQVIAAEFEQIDTNEW from the coding sequence ATGACCAGCAAAATTACATTAGATATTGATGAAGCTTTGCTCCAAAAAGCAGAACGTTGGGCGCAGCAACAAAAACTATCCCTTGCTGATGTGATTACTAATTTTCTACGTCAGTTACCAGACAATGATGTGACACCGCAACAAGAACATCCTTTAGCCAAATTTGCTGGGATTTTGAGCGATACAGAAGCTAGAGAATTACAACAGGTAATTGCAGCTGAGTTTGAGCAGATAGACACAAATGAATGGTAA
- a CDS encoding Uma2 family endonuclease: protein MTSTASEKVRWTTADLELFPDDGKRYEIIDGELFVTRARQWKHQNVGDNVCTQLKLWSRETGLGNAATGVGIIFTDGDNVIPDVVWVSNERLSEILDEAGHLTGAPELVIEVLSPGEIQKKRDKQLKLKLYSVQGVQEYWIFDREKETVEIYRRENGVLKLAATLYKEDNLTSPLLLGFSCAVKVCFS, encoded by the coding sequence ATGACTTCCACTGCATCCGAAAAAGTCCGTTGGACAACTGCCGACTTAGAATTATTTCCTGACGATGGCAAGCGTTATGAGATAATCGATGGAGAATTATTTGTGACTAGAGCGCGTCAGTGGAAACACCAAAATGTTGGTGATAATGTTTGTACGCAGCTAAAACTGTGGTCTAGAGAAACAGGGTTAGGCAATGCGGCTACTGGTGTAGGAATTATTTTTACTGATGGTGATAATGTAATTCCTGATGTAGTTTGGGTGAGTAATGAGCGTTTATCAGAAATATTAGATGAGGCTGGACATTTAACAGGTGCGCCAGAATTAGTAATTGAAGTGCTTTCTCCTGGGGAAATCCAGAAGAAACGAGATAAGCAATTAAAACTAAAACTATACTCAGTTCAAGGTGTACAAGAATACTGGATTTTTGACCGCGAAAAAGAAACAGTAGAGATTTACCGTCGAGAAAATGGTGTTTTAAAATTAGCGGCTACTTTATATAAAGAAGATAATTTAACTAGTCCGCTTTTGCTAGGATTTAGTTGTGCTGTTAAAGTTTGTTTTAGTTAG
- the lexA gene encoding transcriptional repressor LexA produces MERLTEAQQELYEWLAEYIRLHQHSPSIRQMMQAMNLKSPAPIQSRLEHLRNKGYIEWTEGKARTIRILHPAKQGVPILGNIAAGGLIEPFTEAVDYLDFGNFSLPPQTYALRVTGDSMIEDLIADGDVVFLRPVPEPNQLKNGTIVAARVDGYGNTLKRFYRNGDRVTLQPANQKYSPIEVSAMQVQVQGTLVGVWRGYN; encoded by the coding sequence ATGGAACGACTAACAGAAGCGCAGCAAGAATTATATGAATGGTTGGCAGAATATATCCGACTTCACCAACATTCTCCTTCAATTCGCCAAATGATGCAAGCGATGAATTTGAAGTCGCCAGCACCAATTCAAAGTCGCTTAGAACATTTAAGAAATAAAGGCTACATTGAATGGACTGAAGGTAAAGCTCGCACAATTCGGATTTTACATCCAGCCAAGCAAGGTGTACCGATTTTAGGTAATATTGCGGCTGGTGGTTTAATTGAGCCTTTCACTGAGGCTGTAGATTATTTAGATTTCGGCAACTTTTCTTTACCGCCACAAACCTATGCTTTGCGGGTAACAGGCGACAGTATGATCGAAGATTTAATTGCTGATGGCGATGTGGTATTTTTGCGACCAGTCCCAGAACCAAATCAATTAAAAAATGGCACAATTGTCGCAGCGAGAGTTGATGGTTACGGTAATACATTAAAACGTTTTTACCGCAATGGCGATCGCGTTACTCTCCAACCTGCTAACCAAAAGTATAGCCCGATTGAAGTTTCGGCAATGCAGGTACAGGTGCAAGGTACTCTTGTTGGCGTTTGGCGTGGATATAACTGA
- the hemE gene encoding uroporphyrinogen decarboxylase, with protein sequence MGVSSTAPHLLRAARGEIVDRPPVWMMRQAGRYMKAYRDLREKYPSFRDRSEIPEVAIEVSLQPWKAFQPDGVILFSDIVTPLPGLGIDMDIAEGKGPIIHSPIRTQAQIDSLHDLDPEAALPFIKPILQALRQEVGNKSTVLGFVGAPWTLAAYAVEGKGSKTYSIIKNLAFSDPAILHQLLTKLADAIAIYARYQIDCGAQVVQMFDSWAGQLSPQDYDTFALPYQRRVFQQVKQTHPDTPLILLVSGSAGVLERMAQSGADIVTVDWAVDMADARARLGKHVKVQGNLDPGVLYGSKEFIRDRIYDTVRKAGNWGHILNLGHGVLPDTPEENVAFFFETAKQLSTAALVS encoded by the coding sequence ATGGGTGTTTCCTCAACGGCCCCTCATCTCCTGCGGGCTGCTCGTGGTGAAATAGTAGATCGTCCCCCCGTATGGATGATGCGACAAGCGGGACGATATATGAAGGCGTACCGAGACTTAAGGGAAAAGTATCCTTCATTTCGCGATCGCTCCGAAATTCCCGAAGTAGCGATTGAAGTATCCCTGCAACCTTGGAAAGCCTTCCAGCCGGACGGAGTGATTTTATTTTCCGACATTGTAACTCCATTGCCTGGTTTGGGCATTGATATGGACATTGCGGAAGGTAAAGGGCCAATCATTCATTCGCCCATTCGCACTCAAGCACAAATTGATAGCCTGCATGATTTAGATCCAGAGGCGGCTCTACCGTTTATTAAACCCATCTTGCAGGCATTACGCCAAGAAGTGGGCAATAAATCAACAGTATTAGGCTTCGTCGGTGCGCCGTGGACGTTAGCTGCTTACGCAGTGGAAGGAAAAGGTTCTAAAACCTATTCCATCATCAAAAACTTGGCCTTCTCAGACCCGGCAATTCTACACCAACTGCTGACAAAATTGGCAGATGCGATCGCAATTTATGCCCGTTACCAAATTGACTGCGGCGCTCAAGTAGTGCAAATGTTCGATTCTTGGGCAGGACAATTAAGCCCCCAAGATTACGATACCTTTGCTCTGCCTTATCAAAGACGGGTATTCCAGCAAGTCAAACAAACCCACCCCGACACCCCATTAATTCTTTTGGTTAGCGGTAGTGCAGGTGTGTTGGAAAGAATGGCTCAATCTGGTGCGGATATTGTTACAGTTGATTGGGCAGTAGACATGGCAGATGCTCGCGCCAGATTAGGCAAGCACGTAAAAGTGCAAGGTAATCTTGATCCTGGTGTACTCTATGGTTCCAAAGAGTTCATCCGCGATCGCATTTATGATACCGTTCGCAAAGCTGGCAATTGGGGTCATATCCTCAACCTTGGTCATGGTGTACTCCCAGATACCCCCGAAGAAAACGTCGCTTTCTTCTTTGAAACAGCCAAGCAACTCAGCACAGCAGCACTGGTGAGTTAA
- a CDS encoding NAD-dependent epimerase/dehydratase family protein, translated as MSQKRILVTGASGCIGHYISETLIQNTNHELFLLVRNPNKLQVNTQFRPGVTVLQGDMQDIKHFADLLSTIDVAVLTATAWGGENTYDINVNKTLELLILLDPERCQQVIYFSTASVLDNKNQPLKEAGEIGTDYIGSKYQCLHEKEKLVIAPKITTVFPTLVLGGDANKPYSHLTSGIQEVTKYINLIRFLQADGSFHFIHGQDIATVVEYLIENPPQTQEQRKLVLGQTGLYVNQAIEEVCDYLGKKIYFRIPLSISLANLIIAVFRIQMAAWDRFCMNYRHFTYKNAVNPASFGLPNYCATMSDVLKISGVPRKK; from the coding sequence ATGAGTCAGAAAAGAATTTTAGTCACAGGTGCAAGTGGCTGCATTGGTCATTACATCTCAGAAACATTAATTCAAAATACTAATCACGAGCTATTTTTACTAGTTAGAAACCCCAATAAACTGCAAGTTAATACACAATTCCGTCCAGGTGTTACCGTCTTGCAAGGCGATATGCAAGATATTAAACACTTTGCAGATTTGTTATCTACAATTGATGTCGCAGTGTTAACAGCAACAGCCTGGGGTGGAGAGAATACTTACGACATTAATGTCAACAAAACATTAGAGTTGCTAATTTTATTAGATCCAGAACGTTGCCAACAGGTAATTTATTTTTCAACTGCTAGTGTGTTAGATAACAAAAACCAACCTCTGAAAGAAGCAGGCGAAATTGGCACAGATTATATCGGTTCTAAATATCAATGCTTGCATGAAAAAGAAAAACTAGTGATCGCACCTAAAATTACCACAGTTTTTCCTACCTTAGTTTTAGGCGGTGATGCCAACAAACCCTATTCACACCTGACATCTGGCATTCAAGAAGTTACAAAATATATTAATTTAATTCGCTTTTTACAAGCAGACGGTAGTTTTCACTTTATCCACGGACAAGATATTGCAACAGTTGTAGAATATTTAATTGAAAATCCACCCCAAACCCAGGAACAACGCAAATTAGTTTTAGGTCAAACAGGGTTATACGTTAATCAAGCAATTGAAGAAGTTTGTGATTATCTAGGGAAAAAAATTTATTTTCGTATCCCTCTATCTATATCATTAGCTAATTTGATTATTGCCGTGTTCCGTATTCAAATGGCAGCTTGGGATAGATTCTGCATGAATTATCGTCATTTTACATATAAAAATGCTGTTAATCCAGCAAGTTTTGGCTTACCAAATTATTGTGCAACCATGAGTGATGTGTTGAAAATTAGCGGTGTGCCGAGGAAAAAATGA
- the argF gene encoding ornithine carbamoyltransferase, whose protein sequence is MAVLIGRDILSLADFSPTELQEILQLAGQLKSQQLKLRCNKVLGLLFSKASTRTRVSFTVAMYQLGGQVIDLHPNVTQVSRGEPIQDTARVLDRYLDVLAIRTFAQEDLEIFANYAKIPVINALTDAEHPCQILADLLTIQECFGKLAGLTLTYVGDGNNVANSLMLGCALAGMNVRVATPKGFEPDAKIVEQARAIAAGKTEVLLTHDPELAAKDASVLYTDVWASMGQEQEADDRMPIFQPYQISEQLLSLADQDAIVLHCLPAHRGEEITEEVIEGSHSRVWDQAENRLHAQKALLASILGAE, encoded by the coding sequence ATGGCAGTGTTAATCGGACGAGATATATTAAGTCTGGCGGACTTCAGTCCAACGGAACTTCAAGAAATTCTGCAATTGGCTGGGCAACTGAAATCTCAACAGCTAAAGTTGCGGTGTAATAAGGTGTTGGGTTTGTTGTTTTCTAAGGCTTCGACTCGCACGCGTGTGAGTTTTACGGTAGCTATGTATCAATTGGGTGGACAGGTAATTGATCTTCATCCTAATGTTACCCAAGTGAGTCGCGGCGAACCGATCCAAGATACAGCACGGGTGTTAGATAGATATTTAGATGTTTTGGCAATTCGGACTTTTGCCCAGGAAGATTTAGAAATTTTCGCTAACTATGCCAAAATTCCGGTAATTAATGCTTTGACTGATGCGGAACATCCTTGTCAGATATTGGCTGATTTATTGACAATTCAAGAATGTTTTGGGAAGTTGGCTGGTTTAACTTTGACTTATGTTGGTGATGGCAATAATGTGGCAAATTCTTTGATGCTGGGTTGTGCTTTGGCGGGGATGAATGTCAGGGTTGCTACTCCCAAAGGATTTGAACCTGATGCCAAAATTGTAGAACAAGCACGAGCGATCGCAGCTGGTAAAACTGAAGTTCTGCTAACTCATGACCCAGAATTAGCTGCTAAGGATGCCTCTGTACTTTACACTGATGTTTGGGCAAGTATGGGTCAAGAACAAGAAGCTGATGACCGAATGCCAATTTTTCAACCTTATCAAATTTCGGAACAATTGCTGAGTTTGGCTGATCAAGATGCTATTGTTTTACATTGTTTACCAGCCCATCGCGGTGAAGAAATTACCGAAGAAGTAATTGAAGGTTCACACTCACGAGTTTGGGATCAGGCTGAAAATCGTCTCCATGCACAAAAAGCCTTGTTGGCTAGTATTTTGGGGGCTGAGTGA